A genomic segment from Microbulbifer elongatus encodes:
- a CDS encoding TRAP transporter large permease encodes MEVAVLVLLVSFLILLALNVPISISIGAATVLTMLCTIDLDPAMITMAQRMASGIDSFALLAIPFFIFSGMLMGSGGIARRIIDFAKVLVGMLPGGLAFVNIISCTLFGSISGSAVAATSAIGGFMIPSMTKAGYDKNFNTAVTVASSTTGLLIPPSNILIVFSLASGGVSIAALFIAGYLPGLLLALGLMMVCGLWAKAKGYPVGEKPTMKEAVQKTVDAVPSLFLIFIVIGGIISGFFTATEASAIAVLYSLLLSCVVYKEVKLDQLPALLTKSVETTAIVMFLIAASSAMSWIMSYQNIPQTISQALITLSDNPLLILLTINLILLAVGAFMDMTPAVLIFTPIFLPVVMELGMSPLQFGIVMILNLCIGLCTPPVGSVLFVGASISKTSITALIRPLLPMYLMMFAVLALVTLVPAISEFLPRALGLIE; translated from the coding sequence GTGGAAGTTGCAGTTCTGGTATTGCTGGTCAGTTTTCTGATCCTTCTCGCCCTGAATGTGCCCATTTCCATCAGTATTGGTGCGGCCACCGTGCTCACCATGCTGTGTACCATCGATCTTGATCCGGCCATGATCACCATGGCCCAGCGTATGGCCAGCGGCATCGACAGTTTCGCGCTGCTCGCCATTCCGTTCTTTATTTTCTCGGGTATGTTGATGGGCAGCGGCGGTATCGCCCGGCGCATTATCGACTTCGCCAAGGTGTTGGTGGGTATGCTCCCCGGCGGCCTGGCGTTCGTGAACATCATCAGCTGTACCCTGTTCGGTTCCATTTCCGGCTCCGCCGTGGCGGCCACTTCGGCCATCGGCGGTTTCATGATTCCGTCCATGACCAAGGCGGGTTACGATAAAAACTTCAACACCGCGGTGACCGTGGCATCGTCCACCACCGGCCTGTTGATTCCGCCGAGCAATATTCTCATCGTCTTCTCCCTGGCCTCCGGTGGTGTTTCCATCGCCGCGCTGTTTATCGCCGGTTACCTGCCGGGTCTGTTGCTGGCGCTTGGTCTGATGATGGTGTGCGGGCTGTGGGCGAAAGCCAAAGGCTACCCGGTGGGTGAAAAGCCCACCATGAAAGAAGCGGTGCAGAAAACCGTGGATGCGGTGCCCAGCCTGTTCCTGATCTTTATCGTGATCGGCGGCATCATTAGCGGCTTCTTCACCGCGACCGAAGCCAGTGCCATTGCGGTGCTTTACTCCCTGCTGCTGTCCTGTGTGGTGTACAAGGAGGTGAAGCTGGATCAGCTGCCGGCATTGCTGACCAAGTCCGTTGAGACCACTGCGATTGTGATGTTCCTGATCGCCGCGTCTTCGGCCATGTCCTGGATCATGTCTTACCAGAATATTCCGCAGACCATCAGCCAGGCGCTGATCACCCTCAGTGACAACCCGCTGCTGATCCTGCTGACCATCAACCTGATTCTTCTCGCTGTGGGAGCCTTTATGGATATGACTCCTGCGGTGCTGATCTTTACCCCCATCTTCCTGCCGGTAGTGATGGAGCTGGGTATGTCCCCGCTGCAGTTCGGTATCGTGATGATCCTTAACCTGTGTATCGGCCTGTGTACACCGCCGGTGGGCAGTGTGCTGTTTGTCGGGGCGAGTATTTCCAAAACTTCAATCACAGCGTTGATACGCCCGCTGTTGCCCATGTACCTCATGATGTTCGCGGTACTGGCGCTGGTCACTCTGGTGCCGGCAATCAGCGAGTTCCTGCCGCGCGCGCTGGGATTGATCGAGTAA
- a CDS encoding TRAP transporter small permease, which yields MQKIEKALGFVLGTLLALMVLDVTWQILTRFLPMQPSSYTEEVARYLLVWIGLLGGAYAYRKKSHLGIDLLSNALHGAKRRALQIFVVLVCFAFAALAMVYGGAKLMLLTFELEQTSAALNLPMGYVYSVLPLSGLLICLFSIDHLIELVTAKEELPSDFDSEVHPYTDDAEASSADAEAKQKQKQPEAAVEA from the coding sequence ATGCAGAAAATTGAAAAGGCCTTGGGCTTTGTGCTCGGTACGCTGCTGGCACTGATGGTGCTGGACGTGACCTGGCAGATCCTCACTCGCTTCCTGCCCATGCAGCCAAGCTCCTACACCGAAGAAGTTGCACGTTATCTGCTGGTGTGGATTGGCTTGCTCGGCGGTGCCTACGCCTATCGTAAAAAATCCCACCTGGGTATCGACTTGTTGAGCAATGCCCTGCACGGTGCCAAGCGCCGCGCGCTGCAGATTTTTGTGGTGCTGGTGTGTTTTGCCTTCGCCGCGCTGGCGATGGTTTACGGCGGTGCCAAGCTGATGCTGCTCACCTTCGAGCTGGAGCAGACCTCCGCGGCACTGAACCTGCCCATGGGTTACGTGTACAGCGTACTGCCGCTTTCCGGTCTGCTGATCTGCCTCTTCTCCATCGATCATCTGATCGAGCTGGTGACGGCGAAAGAAGAGCTGCCCAGCGACTTCGATTCCGAAGTGCATCCCTATACCGATGACGCAGAAGCCTCTTCGGCCGATGCGGAAGCCAAACAAAAACAAAAGCAGCCCGAAGCTGCCGTCGAAGCCTAA
- a CDS encoding TRAP transporter substrate-binding protein has translation MMIIKRKALRTLAAIALSTAALALASCGFKDEQVALKLAHSLDQQHSVHRAMVYMDKRLRKLSGDTMRIDIYSGGQLGSERELIELLQIGSLAMTKVSASPMEGFVPEMKVFNLPYVFRDSEHFWNVLQSPIGKDLLLACERARLRGLGYLDAGSRSFYMNDIAVQSPKDLNGQKIRVQNSQTAIKMVNTLGGAATPVSWGELYTALQQGVVNGAENNPPSFYLSKHYEVSKYYTLDEHTYVPDLLLISTEVWNKLTPLQQEWLNKAVDEAVAYQRKLWQESTEESLAAVKAAGVEVIYPDKQPFIDAVKPLHDSYKGTDVGDLLDQIKAVN, from the coding sequence GCCAGCTGCGGATTCAAAGATGAGCAGGTGGCACTGAAGCTGGCTCACTCACTGGATCAGCAGCACTCCGTACACCGAGCCATGGTGTATATGGATAAGCGCCTGCGCAAACTGTCCGGCGATACCATGCGGATCGATATCTATTCCGGCGGCCAGCTGGGCAGCGAGCGCGAGCTGATCGAGCTGCTGCAGATCGGTAGCCTGGCCATGACCAAGGTCTCCGCCAGCCCCATGGAGGGCTTCGTGCCGGAGATGAAGGTCTTCAACCTTCCCTACGTATTCCGCGATTCCGAACACTTCTGGAATGTACTGCAGAGCCCCATTGGCAAGGATTTGCTGCTGGCTTGTGAGCGCGCGCGCCTGCGCGGCCTGGGTTACCTGGATGCGGGCAGCCGCTCTTTCTACATGAACGATATCGCCGTGCAGTCCCCGAAAGACCTGAACGGCCAGAAGATCCGTGTTCAGAACAGCCAGACCGCAATCAAGATGGTCAACACCCTGGGCGGCGCCGCTACCCCGGTGAGCTGGGGAGAACTGTACACCGCGCTGCAGCAAGGCGTGGTCAACGGTGCCGAGAACAACCCGCCGAGCTTTTATCTCTCCAAACACTACGAAGTGTCCAAGTACTACACCCTGGACGAGCACACCTACGTGCCCGACCTGCTGCTGATCAGCACCGAGGTGTGGAACAAGCTCACGCCGCTGCAGCAGGAATGGCTGAACAAGGCGGTCGATGAAGCGGTGGCCTACCAGCGCAAGCTGTGGCAGGAATCCACCGAGGAATCCCTGGCTGCGGTGAAGGCCGCCGGTGTGGAAGTGATCTACCCGGACAAGCAGCCCTTCATCGACGCGGTGAAGCCGCTGCACGACAGCTACAAGGGCACCGATGTTGGCGATCTGCTGGATCAGATCAAAGCCGTTAATTAA